A genomic window from Gymnodinialimonas ceratoperidinii includes:
- the trmB gene encoding tRNA (guanine(46)-N(7))-methyltransferase TrmB, translating into MKNPHPNRPHRNFYGRRKGHDLRDSQERYLQEDLARLSPGPVDWEVNPDRTPLDLETRFGGKDVWLEIGFGGGEHLVHQAASNPDVAIIGCEPYINGVAMLLGKIRAAGVENLAVYPGDARDLFDVLPAGSISKAFLLYPDPWPKARHHRRRFVTPEHLAPLHEVLRDGAEFRVATDIEDYVRQTLEEVPKAGFEWLAEGPSDWRAPWEDWVSTRYEQKALREGRVPHYLTFQKS; encoded by the coding sequence ATGAAAAATCCCCACCCCAACCGCCCGCACCGCAACTTCTATGGCCGCCGCAAAGGCCATGATCTCCGCGACAGCCAGGAACGCTATCTGCAAGAGGACCTCGCGCGGCTCTCGCCGGGTCCGGTGGATTGGGAAGTGAACCCCGACCGCACGCCCCTGGATCTCGAGACCCGGTTCGGCGGCAAGGACGTCTGGCTGGAGATCGGCTTTGGCGGTGGCGAGCATCTCGTCCACCAGGCCGCCAGCAACCCCGACGTCGCGATCATCGGCTGCGAGCCCTACATCAACGGCGTGGCGATGCTCCTGGGCAAGATACGCGCGGCGGGGGTAGAGAACCTCGCGGTCTACCCCGGCGACGCGCGCGATCTTTTCGATGTGCTGCCAGCGGGCAGTATCTCCAAGGCCTTTCTGCTCTACCCCGATCCCTGGCCCAAGGCCCGACATCACCGCCGCCGCTTCGTGACGCCGGAGCACCTCGCGCCGCTGCACGAGGTCTTGCGCGATGGCGCCGAGTTCCGGGTGGCGACGGATATCGAGGACTACGTGCGCCAGACCCTGGAAGAGGTGCCGAAGGCGGGGTTCGAGTGGCTCGCCGAGGGCCCGTCTGACTGGCGTGCGCCCTGGGAAGACTGGGTGTCGACGCGCTATGAGCAGAAGGCGCTCCGCGAGGGGCGGGTGCCCCACTACCTGACGTTCCAAAAGTCCTGA
- the metK gene encoding methionine adenosyltransferase translates to MARQNYLFTSESVSEGHPDKVCDRISDAILDAFLDQEPEARVACETFATTDRVVIGGEVGLSDKNKLAEYMDKVDPIVRACIKDIGYEQSKFHHETVEITNLLHEQSAHIAQGVDAAKDKEEGAGDQGIMFGYAVDETPELMPAPIHYAHAILKKLAEVRKSGEQPVLGPDAKSQLTVRYEDGRPVGVSSIVLSSQHLDETLSSADVRAIVEPYIRGELPDGWISDDTKWHVNPTGKFVIGGPDGDAGLTGRKIIVDTYGGAAPHGGGAFSGKDPTKVDRSAAYAARYLAKNVVAAGLAQRCTIQLSYAIGVAEPLSLYCDTHQTGAVHEAEIERVLREVMVLTPRGIRTHLELNRPIYARTAAYGHFGRAPEADGGFSWERRDLVDAIKSAL, encoded by the coding sequence ATGGCGCGTCAAAACTACCTGTTCACTTCGGAATCCGTTTCCGAGGGCCACCCCGACAAGGTCTGCGACCGGATTTCCGATGCAATCCTCGATGCTTTCCTCGATCAGGAACCCGAAGCGCGCGTCGCCTGCGAGACCTTCGCCACGACGGACCGGGTCGTGATCGGCGGCGAAGTGGGGTTGAGCGACAAGAACAAGCTGGCCGAATACATGGACAAGGTCGATCCGATCGTGCGCGCCTGCATCAAGGACATCGGCTACGAGCAGAGCAAGTTTCATCATGAAACGGTAGAGATCACCAACCTGCTGCACGAGCAATCGGCCCATATCGCCCAAGGCGTGGATGCGGCCAAGGACAAGGAAGAGGGGGCCGGCGACCAAGGCATCATGTTCGGCTACGCCGTTGACGAGACGCCTGAATTAATGCCCGCGCCGATCCACTACGCCCATGCGATCCTGAAGAAACTGGCCGAGGTGCGCAAATCCGGCGAGCAGCCGGTGCTCGGCCCCGACGCGAAATCGCAGCTGACGGTGCGCTACGAGGATGGCCGGCCGGTTGGCGTCTCCTCCATCGTGCTTTCGTCTCAGCATCTCGACGAGACGCTGAGCTCGGCGGATGTGCGCGCCATTGTGGAGCCCTATATCCGCGGCGAGTTGCCGGACGGCTGGATTTCGGATGATACGAAATGGCACGTGAACCCCACCGGCAAATTCGTCATCGGTGGGCCGGACGGCGATGCGGGCCTGACGGGCCGCAAGATCATCGTGGATACCTACGGCGGTGCGGCGCCGCACGGCGGCGGCGCCTTCTCGGGCAAGGATCCGACCAAGGTGGACCGCTCGGCCGCTTACGCCGCCCGCTACCTTGCCAAGAACGTCGTGGCTGCCGGGTTGGCGCAGCGCTGCACGATCCAGCTCAGCTATGCCATCGGCGTGGCCGAGCCGCTGTCCCTTTATTGTGACACCCACCAGACCGGCGCGGTCCATGAGGCGGAAATCGAGCGCGTTCTGCGTGAAGTCATGGTGCTCACACCACGCGGCATCCGCACGCACCTGGAGCTCAACCGCCCGATCTACGCGCGCACCGCGGCCTACGGCCACTTCGGCCGCGCGCCGGAGGCGGACGGTGGATTTTCGTGGGAGCGCAGGGACCTCGTCGACGCGATCAAGTCGGCGCTCTGA
- the lnt gene encoding apolipoprotein N-acyltransferase — translation MTLPPSRWIVRAGAATSGAVAALALAPFNFWVLLFPAFALIAALVVSAATPREAGWRAWAAGAGWFAVSMHWIVQPFFVDPVATGWMAPFALVLLAGGLALFWTLAGWLSARLCAGPARALVFAGLLTLTEALRGVVFTGLPWAEPGHGLIASDALALSAYLGPYGLTLFALTLSTLAAVLYLNRHRALSVLPLALGTLIGLLPLAAPAPAPDPDAPILRVVQINAPQHLKWQREMIPVFFERGLSLTAAAPGPLGAPDLVVWPETSLPNLLDRSEAARAQIAEAASGAEVLIGGQRYAGREPRNILAHLDSAGEVASVYDKHHLVPFGEYLPLRGWAERLGLRGLAQQLSGGYRPGAGPALMDLGPLGRAFPMICYEAIFPRHIRAVDRPDWLVQVTNDAWFGSFAMPYQHLALARLRAAEQGLPLIRAANTGVSAVIDARGALVATLDMDTQGTLDARLPAALPPTLYARSGDLPALILAIFVTLSGLLLARRAAPH, via the coding sequence GTGACATTGCCCCCGTCTCGCTGGATCGTGCGCGCCGGCGCCGCGACCAGCGGCGCGGTGGCGGCGCTGGCACTGGCGCCCTTCAACTTCTGGGTGCTGCTCTTCCCCGCATTCGCCCTGATCGCGGCGCTGGTCGTCTCCGCAGCCACACCGCGCGAGGCGGGTTGGCGGGCCTGGGCCGCGGGCGCGGGCTGGTTCGCCGTGTCGATGCATTGGATCGTCCAGCCCTTCTTCGTCGATCCGGTGGCGACCGGCTGGATGGCGCCCTTCGCGCTGGTCCTTCTGGCCGGTGGTCTGGCGCTCTTCTGGACCCTTGCGGGCTGGCTCTCGGCACGGCTCTGCGCAGGCCCGGCGCGCGCTTTGGTCTTCGCGGGTCTGCTGACGCTGACCGAGGCGCTGCGCGGCGTCGTTTTCACCGGCCTGCCCTGGGCCGAGCCCGGCCACGGCCTGATCGCAAGCGACGCCCTGGCGCTCTCCGCCTATCTTGGCCCCTATGGTCTGACACTCTTCGCACTCACCCTCTCGACACTCGCGGCCGTTCTTTACCTGAACCGCCACCGCGCGCTTTCGGTTCTCCCCCTCGCTCTCGGCACTCTGATCGGCCTGCTGCCACTGGCTGCGCCCGCGCCCGCACCTGATCCTGACGCGCCGATCCTGCGCGTCGTGCAGATCAACGCGCCGCAGCACCTGAAATGGCAGCGCGAGATGATCCCAGTGTTCTTCGAGCGGGGCCTCAGCCTCACCGCAGCAGCCCCCGGCCCCCTCGGCGCGCCCGATCTGGTCGTCTGGCCCGAAACCAGTCTGCCCAACCTCCTGGACCGTTCAGAGGCCGCGCGGGCGCAGATCGCCGAGGCCGCGTCCGGGGCTGAGGTCCTGATCGGGGGCCAGCGCTACGCGGGCCGCGAGCCCCGCAACATTCTGGCCCATCTCGACTCGGCCGGAGAGGTCGCCAGCGTCTACGACAAGCATCACCTCGTGCCTTTCGGCGAATATCTGCCCCTGCGCGGATGGGCCGAACGCCTCGGCCTGCGCGGCCTCGCGCAGCAGCTTTCGGGGGGCTACCGACCCGGCGCGGGGCCGGCGCTGATGGACCTCGGTCCGCTTGGACGGGCCTTCCCGATGATCTGTTACGAGGCGATTTTCCCGCGCCATATCCGTGCCGTGGACCGGCCCGACTGGCTGGTGCAGGTCACGAATGATGCCTGGTTCGGCAGTTTTGCGATGCCCTATCAACATCTTGCGCTGGCTCGCCTGCGCGCGGCGGAGCAGGGGCTGCCGCTGATCCGCGCCGCCAATACCGGCGTCTCTGCGGTGATCGACGCCCGCGGCGCGCTGGTGGCGACGCTGGATATGGACACTCAAGGCACGCTCGACGCCCGCCTCCCTGCGGCCCTGCCGCCGACGCTCTATGCCCGCAGCGGCGATCTGCCGGCGTTGATCCTCGCGATATTTGTCACATTGTCCGGACTTCTGCTCGCCCGCCGCGCCGCGCCCCATTGA
- a CDS encoding (d)CMP kinase, translated as MRFTVAIDGPAAAGKGTIGRAVADRFGFAHLDTGLLYRAVGARVLRGERAIDAARALTPEDLSFPDTLRTGEVAQAASKVAVIPEVRDALLEFQRAFAHRIGGAVLDGRDIGTVICPRAEVKLFVTASAEVRAKRRLDEFAGRGLEADYDEVLADVRARDARDAERATAPMVAAEDALTLDTSEMTAEAAIAAAIAAVEEKRGTAD; from the coding sequence ATGAGATTTACAGTCGCCATTGATGGGCCTGCCGCGGCAGGCAAGGGAACGATCGGCCGCGCGGTGGCCGACAGGTTCGGGTTTGCGCATCTGGATACCGGGTTGTTGTACCGGGCCGTGGGGGCGCGGGTTCTGCGTGGAGAGCGTGCGATTGACGCGGCGCGTGCGCTGACACCGGAGGATCTGTCCTTCCCCGACACCCTGCGCACGGGCGAGGTCGCGCAGGCGGCCTCCAAGGTGGCCGTGATCCCCGAGGTGCGCGATGCGCTGCTGGAGTTCCAGCGTGCCTTCGCCCATCGCATCGGCGGCGCGGTGCTGGATGGGCGCGACATCGGGACGGTGATCTGCCCGCGGGCCGAGGTGAAGCTGTTCGTCACGGCAAGCGCCGAGGTGCGGGCCAAGCGGCGGCTGGATGAATTCGCCGGCCGGGGGTTGGAGGCCGACTACGATGAAGTGCTGGCCGACGTGCGTGCGCGCGACGCCCGCGATGCCGAGCGGGCCACGGCGCCGATGGTCGCAGCCGAGGATGCCCTGACGCTGGACACCAGCGAGATGACGGCAGAGGCTGCAATCGCCGCGGCAATCGCGGCTGTCGAGGAAAAGCGCGGCACCGCGGACTAG
- the aroA gene encoding 3-phosphoshikimate 1-carboxyvinyltransferase translates to MSAHGDPKPMMARRGGALTGVAEVPGDKSISHRSLIFGAMAVGETRVTGLLEGQDVLDTASAMRAFGAEVTREDDGTWSIHGVGVGGFAEPEDVLDCGNSGTGVRLLMGAMATSPIAVTFTGDASLRSRPMARVTDPLALFGTKAYGRAQGRLPMTLVGAADPMPVRYATPVPSAQVKSAVLLAGLNAPGETVVIEAEATRDHSERMLAGFGATISTEVTPEGRVVTLQGQPELRPQVIAVPRDPSSAAFPVCAALITEGSDVLVPNIGLNPTRAGLFETLRDMGADLTYENPREEGGEPVADLRAKFSPEMKGIEVPPERAASMIDEYPILSVVAANAEGQTVMRGVKELRVKESDRIAAMADGLRLNGVEVEDGPDWWIVHGRGPGGVRGGATVATHLDHRIAMSFLCAGFASCEGITIDDAGPIATSFPIFESLMGDLGAVLEPASA, encoded by the coding sequence ATGTCCGCACATGGTGATCCGAAACCGATGATGGCCCGCCGCGGTGGCGCTTTGACTGGCGTGGCAGAGGTGCCGGGGGACAAGTCGATCTCGCACCGGTCGCTGATCTTTGGTGCGATGGCGGTGGGCGAGACCCGGGTGACGGGGCTGCTGGAGGGACAGGACGTGCTCGACACGGCCTCGGCGATGCGGGCCTTCGGCGCCGAGGTGACGCGCGAGGATGATGGCACGTGGTCGATCCACGGGGTTGGCGTCGGCGGGTTCGCGGAGCCGGAGGATGTGTTGGACTGCGGCAACTCGGGCACCGGAGTGCGCTTGCTGATGGGAGCGATGGCAACCTCTCCGATTGCCGTGACCTTTACCGGCGATGCCTCGCTGCGGTCGCGGCCGATGGCGCGGGTGACGGACCCCTTGGCGCTGTTCGGGACCAAGGCCTACGGGCGGGCGCAGGGCCGTTTGCCGATGACGCTGGTGGGGGCGGCCGATCCGATGCCTGTGCGCTACGCGACTCCGGTGCCCTCGGCGCAGGTGAAATCCGCCGTATTGCTGGCGGGGCTGAACGCGCCCGGCGAGACGGTGGTGATCGAGGCAGAGGCCACGCGCGATCACAGCGAGCGGATGCTGGCAGGATTTGGCGCCACGATTTCCACCGAGGTGACGCCGGAGGGCCGGGTCGTCACCTTGCAGGGACAGCCCGAGTTGCGGCCGCAGGTGATCGCGGTGCCGCGTGATCCCTCTTCGGCGGCTTTCCCGGTCTGTGCCGCGCTGATCACCGAGGGCTCCGACGTTCTGGTGCCCAACATCGGCCTCAACCCCACGCGCGCGGGGCTGTTCGAGACCCTGCGCGACATGGGCGCCGACCTCACCTACGAGAACCCGCGCGAGGAGGGCGGCGAGCCGGTTGCCGACCTGCGGGCCAAGTTCTCGCCGGAGATGAAAGGCATCGAGGTGCCGCCCGAGCGCGCGGCGAGCATGATCGATGAATATCCAATCCTCTCGGTGGTCGCGGCCAATGCCGAAGGGCAGACGGTGATGCGCGGCGTCAAGGAATTGCGGGTGAAGGAGAGCGATCGGATCGCCGCCATGGCCGATGGTTTGCGGCTCAACGGGGTCGAGGTCGAGGATGGGCCCGACTGGTGGATCGTCCACGGGCGCGGGCCGGGCGGCGTGCGGGGTGGCGCGACAGTCGCGACGCATCTGGATCACCGGATCGCGATGTCCTTCCTCTGTGCCGGTTTCGCCAGCTGTGAGGGGATCACCATTGACGATGCCGGGCCGATTGCCACCTCTTTCCCGATTTTCGAGAGCTTGATGGGCGATCTCGGTGCGGTTCTGGAGCCAGCGTCGGCGTGA
- a CDS encoding PhoH family protein — MAINTLPPSDPTSASSVAAESPERTIEFSDNRLLIELCGEYDRNLAQLEQLLSVQINRRGNILAILGEARDRAAEVLQGLYERLEQGKEVEAGDIDAAVRLGKPTDGTAAGTGVRDGDQIEMFKGGTLEIGTRKKTVEPRTKAQQDYVRALYENELAFGIGPAGTGKTYIAVAVAVNQMMSGHVDKIILSRPAVEAGERLGFLPGDMKDKVDPYMQPLYDALNDFLPGKQLAKLIEEKTIEIAPLAFMRGRTLSNAYVVLDEAQNATSMQMKMFLTRLGQGSRMVITGDRTQVDLPRGVSSGLSDAERILKDVSGISFNYFTAKDVVRHHMVAKIIEAYDKEAPVG, encoded by the coding sequence TTGGCAATCAACACGCTGCCCCCCTCGGACCCGACCAGCGCTTCCTCCGTTGCCGCCGAATCCCCCGAACGCACGATCGAATTTTCCGACAACCGGCTGCTGATCGAGCTCTGCGGCGAATACGACCGCAACCTCGCGCAGCTGGAGCAATTGCTCTCCGTCCAGATCAACCGCCGCGGCAATATTCTCGCGATCCTCGGAGAGGCGCGCGACCGGGCCGCCGAAGTCCTGCAGGGGCTCTACGAGCGTCTCGAGCAGGGCAAGGAGGTCGAAGCCGGCGATATCGACGCCGCCGTGCGCCTCGGCAAACCCACCGATGGCACCGCGGCGGGCACCGGCGTGCGCGACGGCGACCAGATCGAGATGTTCAAGGGCGGCACGCTGGAGATCGGCACCCGCAAGAAAACGGTCGAGCCGCGCACAAAGGCGCAGCAGGATTACGTCCGCGCCCTCTACGAGAACGAACTGGCCTTCGGCATCGGCCCCGCCGGCACCGGCAAGACCTATATCGCCGTCGCGGTCGCGGTGAACCAGATGATGAGCGGCCATGTCGACAAGATCATCCTCTCGCGCCCGGCGGTGGAAGCGGGCGAGCGCCTGGGCTTTCTGCCCGGCGACATGAAGGACAAGGTCGATCCCTACATGCAGCCGCTCTACGACGCGCTGAACGATTTCCTGCCCGGCAAGCAACTCGCCAAGCTGATCGAGGAAAAAACCATCGAGATCGCGCCCCTGGCCTTCATGCGCGGCCGCACGCTCTCCAACGCCTACGTGGTGCTGGACGAGGCGCAAAACGCCACCTCGATGCAGATGAAGATGTTCCTGACCCGACTGGGGCAAGGATCGCGCATGGTCATCACCGGCGACCGCACCCAGGTCGACCTGCCGCGCGGCGTCAGCAGCGGTCTCTCCGACGCCGAGCGCATCCTGAAGGACGTCTCCGGCATTTCCTTCAACTACTTCACCGCCAAGGACGTCGTCCGCCACCACATGGTCGCCAAGATCATCGAGGCCTATGACAAGGAAGCCCCCGTCGGCTGA
- the rpsA gene encoding 30S ribosomal protein S1, translating to MANNMMEEFEALLNESFEIDTPDEGSVVKGKVIAIEAGQAIIDVGYKMEGRVELKEFANPGEAPSIEVGDEVEVYLRNVENARGEAVLSHEMARREAAWDRLEKAYAAEERVEGAIFGRVKGGFTVDLGGAVAFLPGSQVDVRPVRDAGPLMGLKQPFQILKMDRRRGNIVVSRRAILEESRAEQRAEVIGKLNEGDVVDGVVKNITEYGAFVDLGGVDGLLHVTDMAWRRVNDPKEILTIGETVKVQVIKVNKETHRISLGMKQLQDDPWDAVAAKYALDTVHTGRVTNITDYGAFVELEPGVEGLVHVSEMSWTKKNVHPGKIVSTSQEVEVMVLEIDTVKRRVSLGLKQTQRNPWEVFAESHPEGTQVEGEVKNITEFGLFVGLEGEIDGMVHLSDLTWEGRGEDMIGEFRKGDIVKAVVTEVDTDKERISLSIKAVDGDPFGETIEGVKRGSIITVEVTAIEEGGIEVDYEGMKSFIRRSDLSRDRSEQRPERFQVGDKLDVRVTNIDAKSRRLGLSIKAREIAEEKEAVEQFGSSDSGASLGDILGAALKQDD from the coding sequence ATGGCAAATAACATGATGGAGGAATTCGAAGCCCTCCTTAACGAAAGCTTCGAAATTGACACGCCCGACGAGGGCTCTGTTGTCAAAGGCAAGGTCATCGCGATCGAAGCGGGCCAGGCCATCATCGACGTCGGCTACAAGATGGAAGGCCGTGTCGAACTCAAAGAATTCGCGAATCCCGGTGAAGCGCCCTCGATCGAGGTCGGCGACGAAGTCGAAGTCTACCTTCGCAACGTCGAGAACGCCCGTGGCGAGGCCGTGCTGTCGCACGAGATGGCCCGCCGTGAGGCCGCCTGGGATCGTCTGGAGAAGGCATATGCCGCGGAAGAGCGTGTCGAAGGCGCGATCTTTGGCCGCGTGAAGGGTGGTTTCACCGTGGATCTGGGTGGCGCAGTTGCGTTCCTTCCCGGCTCGCAGGTTGACGTCCGCCCGGTCCGCGACGCGGGCCCGCTCATGGGTCTCAAGCAGCCGTTCCAGATCCTCAAGATGGACCGTCGCCGTGGCAACATCGTTGTCTCGCGCCGCGCGATCCTTGAAGAGTCCCGCGCCGAGCAGCGCGCCGAGGTCATCGGCAAGCTGAACGAAGGCGATGTCGTGGACGGCGTGGTCAAGAACATCACCGAGTACGGCGCATTCGTCGACCTGGGCGGTGTGGACGGCCTGCTGCACGTCACCGACATGGCATGGCGCCGCGTCAACGACCCGAAAGAGATCCTCACCATCGGCGAGACCGTCAAGGTGCAGGTCATCAAGGTCAACAAAGAGACGCACCGCATCAGCCTCGGCATGAAGCAGCTGCAGGACGACCCATGGGATGCCGTGGCCGCCAAGTACGCTCTGGACACCGTCCACACGGGCCGCGTGACGAACATCACCGATTACGGTGCGTTTGTTGAGCTGGAGCCGGGTGTCGAAGGCCTCGTCCACGTGTCCGAGATGTCCTGGACCAAGAAGAACGTCCATCCGGGCAAGATTGTTTCCACTTCCCAGGAAGTCGAAGTGATGGTGCTGGAGATCGACACCGTGAAGCGTCGCGTCTCGCTTGGCCTCAAGCAGACCCAGCGCAACCCGTGGGAAGTGTTCGCCGAGAGCCACCCCGAGGGCACGCAGGTTGAAGGTGAAGTCAAGAACATCACCGAATTCGGCCTGTTTGTTGGTCTCGAAGGTGAGATCGACGGCATGGTTCACCTCTCCGACCTGACGTGGGAAGGCCGTGGCGAAGACATGATCGGTGAGTTCCGCAAGGGCGACATCGTGAAGGCCGTCGTCACCGAGGTCGACACCGACAAGGAGCGCATCAGCCTGTCCATCAAGGCAGTTGACGGCGATCCCTTCGGCGAGACCATCGAAGGCGTCAAGCGCGGCTCGATCATCACCGTTGAAGTGACGGCGATCGAAGAGGGCGGCATCGAGGTGGACTACGAAGGCATGAAGTCCTTCATCCGTCGCTCCGACCTCAGCCGTGACCGTTCCGAGCAGCGCCCCGAGCGTTTCCAGGTCGGTGACAAGCTGGACGTCCGCGTCACCAACATCGACGCCAAGTCCCGCCGCCTCGGTCTCTCGATCAAGGCACGCGAGATCGCGGAAGAGAAAGAGGCCGTCGAACAGTTCGGTTCCTCCGACTCCGGCGCGTCCCTCGGCGATATCCTTGGCGCAGCGCTGAAGCAGGACGACTGA
- the ybeY gene encoding rRNA maturation RNase YbeY, producing MEIDLLIENPAWEALDLEALAEAGLEACLVVLNIPSRAFSLSLMACDDARIAELNAAFRSKPTPTNVLSWPGMERAPATPGAMPDLPAPDPDAMPEEIGDIAIAFETCAREAAEGGKPLVDHVQHLLVHGVMHCLGFDHETDADAALMESLESRILASLGVPDPY from the coding sequence ATGGAAATCGATCTCCTCATAGAAAACCCCGCATGGGAGGCCCTGGACCTCGAAGCGCTGGCCGAGGCCGGGCTCGAGGCTTGCCTCGTCGTGTTGAACATCCCGTCCCGCGCCTTTTCGCTGTCGCTGATGGCCTGCGATGACGCGCGCATCGCCGAGTTGAACGCCGCGTTTCGCAGCAAGCCCACCCCCACCAATGTCCTTTCCTGGCCCGGCATGGAACGGGCGCCCGCCACTCCCGGCGCCATGCCCGATCTGCCCGCACCCGATCCCGACGCCATGCCCGAGGAGATCGGCGACATCGCGATCGCCTTTGAGACCTGCGCCCGCGAGGCCGCGGAAGGCGGAAAACCGCTGGTGGATCACGTCCAGCATTTGCTGGTTCACGGGGTCATGCATTGCCTTGGTTTCGACCACGAGACCGATGCAGATGCGGCACTGATGGAAAGCTTGGAGTCGCGGATACTTGCAAGTCTGGGGGTGCCTGACCCATATTAG
- a CDS encoding transporter associated domain-containing protein: MSSNPDPSSPAARGALLDDEDTPAQRPGFLARFFGTEASASDPEGDPPPGTEINTHTLGPRLPGISNLRQMRVEDVAIPRAEITSVASDTDLPDLVQVFRDSGLTRLPVYDGTLDDPIGLVHLKDIALRHGFNGDDEPFILSESLRPVLYVPPSMPIGVLLTKMQADRTHMALVIDEYGGVDGLLTIEDLIEQVIGEIEDEHDIEEAQPWIREEDGAFLALARAPLDEFESEIGVDLVDEEEEEEVDSLGGLVFLLTGRVPARGEVVPHPSGVEFEVIDADPRRIKRLRVRLPAEAAE; the protein is encoded by the coding sequence ATGAGCTCAAATCCTGATCCGTCGTCTCCCGCGGCGCGTGGCGCGCTTCTCGACGACGAAGACACCCCGGCTCAACGGCCCGGGTTTTTAGCACGCTTTTTCGGCACCGAAGCGTCGGCTTCTGATCCCGAAGGGGATCCGCCTCCCGGCACCGAGATCAACACCCACACCCTTGGCCCCCGGCTTCCCGGTATCTCCAACCTGCGTCAGATGCGGGTCGAGGATGTCGCGATTCCCCGTGCCGAGATCACTTCGGTCGCCAGCGACACCGACCTGCCCGATCTGGTGCAGGTGTTTCGCGACAGCGGCCTGACGCGGTTGCCGGTCTATGACGGGACGTTGGATGATCCCATCGGCCTCGTGCACCTCAAGGACATTGCCCTGCGGCACGGGTTCAACGGCGATGACGAGCCCTTCATCCTCTCCGAGAGCCTGCGCCCCGTCCTCTACGTGCCGCCTTCCATGCCGATCGGCGTGCTGCTCACCAAGATGCAGGCGGACCGGACCCACATGGCGTTGGTGATCGATGAATACGGCGGCGTCGACGGCCTCCTGACGATCGAGGATCTGATCGAACAGGTCATCGGCGAGATCGAGGACGAGCACGACATCGAAGAGGCGCAGCCCTGGATCCGGGAAGAGGACGGCGCCTTTCTGGCACTGGCCCGCGCGCCGCTCGACGAGTTCGAGTCCGAGATCGGCGTGGACCTCGTGGACGAGGAGGAAGAGGAAGAAGTCGATTCGCTCGGCGGCCTTGTCTTCCTTCTGACCGGCCGTGTCCCCGCGCGGGGCGAGGTCGTGCCGCATCCCTCGGGCGTGGAATTCGAGGTGATCGACGCCGATCCCCGCCGGATCAAGCGCCTGCGTGTCCGTCTCCCGGCCGAGGCCGCCGAGTGA
- a CDS encoding PRC-barrel domain-containing protein has product MKRFLITTAAASVMATGAYADAHSNTPFSDMAFDAEMNLNASDVIGMRVYVTENETGDMVEADGEQEWDDIGEINEIILTRDGEVQSVIVGVGGFLGIGERDVAVNMDQIQFVSDGEDADEFFLVVNAAAADVEQAPEFERTSMGMDMDEDMDMDADMDMDADADMDGDNVDIDVDADADVSTDGEATAEAEANAEAMTDGDAVMAEDETMVEIEETDRPRLSMPAVEVDGYENVSYDEMTADDLTGANVYGADNEDMGEVSELLLNDDGSLDRAVLDIGGFLGLGEHSIAVTFEELQIVRGEGGDVRVYIDATQEELEAQPEYEG; this is encoded by the coding sequence ATGAAACGTTTTCTTATTACCACCGCCGCCGCATCCGTAATGGCCACCGGCGCATATGCGGATGCCCACTCGAACACACCGTTTTCCGACATGGCGTTTGACGCCGAAATGAACCTGAACGCCTCCGACGTGATCGGCATGCGCGTCTACGTCACCGAGAACGAGACCGGCGACATGGTCGAAGCAGACGGTGAGCAGGAGTGGGACGACATCGGTGAGATCAACGAGATCATCCTGACCCGCGACGGCGAAGTTCAGTCCGTGATCGTTGGTGTTGGTGGCTTCCTCGGTATCGGCGAGCGTGACGTTGCCGTGAACATGGACCAGATCCAGTTCGTCTCCGATGGTGAAGACGCCGACGAGTTCTTCCTTGTCGTCAACGCTGCCGCAGCCGACGTCGAGCAGGCCCCCGAATTCGAGCGGACCTCGATGGGCATGGACATGGACGAAGACATGGACATGGACGCCGATATGGACATGGACGCTGACGCCGACATGGATGGCGACAACGTAGACATCGATGTCGATGCCGATGCAGACGTCTCCACCGACGGTGAAGCAACTGCCGAAGCCGAAGCCAACGCCGAAGCCATGACCGATGGCGACGCCGTGATGGCCGAAGACGAGACCATGGTCGAGATCGAAGAAACCGACCGTCCCCGTCTCTCGATGCCCGCCGTTGAAGTCGATGGCTACGAGAACGTAAGCTACGACGAGATGACCGCTGACGACCTGACCGGTGCCAACGTCTACGGCGCCGACAACGAAGACATGGGTGAAGTGAGCGAGCTTCTGCTGAACGACGACGGTTCGCTGGACCGCGCCGTGCTCGACATCGGTGGCTTCCTTGGTCTGGGCGAGCACTCCATCGCCGTGACCTTCGAGGAACTGCAGATCGTTCGCGGCGAAGGTGGTGACGTGCGCGTCTACATCGACGCCACGCAGGAAGAGCTGGAAGCACAGCCCGAATACGAAGGCTAA